A section of the candidate division KSB1 bacterium genome encodes:
- a CDS encoding efflux RND transporter permease subunit, with the protein MNLPELGVRRPVTTIVVFVVILILGLVSLSQLGIDLLPDITLPAVSITTTYPGAGPEDVETRVTRLIEDAVSTVPNVDKVTSTSQENISATVVYFKWGTNIDAAAMDVRDKLGFYAPFLPEDASDPLIFKFDASLMPILFLGISADESFPELQKLVDDKLCDPIRRVAGVGSATVFGGLERQINVRVDAAALQARGLSIDMVTRMLQAANINLPAGSLKAGSKEYIVRLPGEFRTVQEIGDVAIGTVRGVPIYLRDVATIEDGYAEVTRVSRMDGKPSVMVMVQKQSGVNTVAVTREVWKTIEEIRPSLPKDVEVKSVYDGSTFIKQSIAGLATTLIWASILVVLVVLLFLRNLRASLVIAFVIPFSLVTAFILLRVANYTINIMSLSSVAIAIGMVVDNAIVIFENIYRHRTELEETPEEGAVFGAREVAMAVSASTLTTVVIFVPLLFVQGIAGILFRQLGYVLMFVLGASLFTSLYLVPMLSAKLLRVRTSNGGNSEGFSGKLYARSEQAFRRVEEGYRRLLGWALRHKLVVILAGLGIFILSLGMLRFVNTEFFPQTDESQLRGYIELPVGTNLETTDAVMRQVEEIIAKEVPERQVIIARCGTSRSGMGASMAQKEGNNVLSVQGTLVPRAQRSARDREIGQRLSKALQRIPGIKTVDFSPTDPFTAMLGGGKPIEVEVYGYDLATTESVARQIQRIMSEIKGTTDVVISREEGKPEYWVVVDRAKAAALGLSVAQVGMALRTSFYGSDVVKYREAGEEYSVFVQLREEDRRAVEDIGDVSIMGPTGTLIPLKSLATVEKHVAPVKIDRKNQQRLVTVSCGIVGRSSGAVGRDLTKALAKLPLPPEVEVKVTGAVEQQASSFKQLLFAMALGILLVYLVMAAQFESLIDPFVIMFSVPFAVVGVIWALLITGTTLSVNAFIGMIMLVGIVVNNAIVLVDYTNLLRARGMAVAEAVQTAGQRRLRPVLMTATTTIFGLLPMALSRAEGSETWVPLAVAVIGGLVVSTVITLVFVPTLYSIAEARLKRAQALHR; encoded by the coding sequence ATGAACCTTCCAGAACTGGGTGTACGCAGGCCTGTTACGACTATTGTCGTCTTTGTGGTCATTCTCATCCTGGGACTGGTGAGCCTCTCCCAGTTGGGGATCGACCTGCTCCCGGACATTACGCTGCCGGCCGTCTCGATCACGACGACCTATCCGGGCGCCGGTCCGGAGGACGTGGAGACCCGCGTCACCCGGCTGATCGAAGACGCGGTGAGCACAGTGCCGAACGTGGACAAGGTCACTTCCACCAGCCAGGAGAACATCTCCGCCACGGTGGTCTACTTCAAGTGGGGCACGAACATCGATGCGGCAGCCATGGACGTGCGCGACAAGTTGGGCTTCTACGCGCCATTCTTGCCGGAAGATGCCTCTGACCCACTCATCTTCAAGTTCGATGCCTCGCTGATGCCCATCCTGTTCTTGGGCATAAGCGCCGACGAGAGTTTTCCGGAGTTGCAGAAGTTGGTGGACGACAAGCTCTGCGACCCCATCCGGCGCGTGGCAGGAGTCGGCTCGGCTACCGTGTTCGGAGGCCTGGAGCGCCAGATTAACGTAAGGGTGGATGCGGCCGCCTTGCAGGCCAGAGGCCTGTCCATCGACATGGTGACACGCATGCTGCAGGCGGCCAACATCAACCTGCCTGCGGGTTCTTTGAAGGCAGGCAGCAAAGAGTACATCGTCCGCCTGCCTGGTGAGTTCCGCACCGTGCAGGAAATTGGCGACGTAGCCATCGGCACCGTGCGCGGCGTGCCCATCTACCTGCGCGACGTAGCGACCATCGAGGATGGTTACGCGGAGGTCACGCGCGTGAGCCGCATGGACGGTAAGCCCAGCGTCATGGTCATGGTGCAGAAGCAGTCCGGCGTCAACACCGTTGCCGTCACCAGGGAGGTGTGGAAGACGATCGAAGAGATTCGCCCTTCCTTGCCCAAAGATGTGGAGGTGAAAAGCGTCTACGATGGCTCCACCTTCATCAAGCAGTCCATCGCCGGGCTGGCGACGACGCTCATCTGGGCGTCGATCCTGGTAGTGCTGGTCGTATTGCTCTTCCTCCGCAACTTGCGGGCGAGCTTGGTCATCGCTTTTGTTATCCCCTTCTCGCTGGTGACTGCCTTCATCTTGCTGCGGGTGGCCAACTACACCATCAACATCATGTCGTTGTCCAGTGTGGCCATCGCCATCGGCATGGTGGTGGACAACGCCATCGTGATTTTCGAGAACATCTACCGCCACCGCACCGAACTGGAAGAAACGCCAGAGGAAGGCGCGGTGTTTGGCGCACGCGAAGTAGCCATGGCGGTGAGCGCTTCGACTTTGACGACGGTGGTCATCTTCGTGCCGTTGCTGTTCGTGCAAGGCATCGCCGGCATTCTCTTCCGGCAGCTCGGCTACGTGCTCATGTTTGTGCTGGGGGCGTCGTTGTTCACTTCTTTGTACCTGGTACCCATGCTTTCGGCCAAGTTGCTGCGCGTGCGCACCAGCAATGGCGGCAACAGCGAGGGCTTTTCCGGCAAGCTCTATGCGCGCAGTGAGCAGGCGTTCCGGCGCGTGGAGGAAGGCTACCGGAGGCTGTTGGGCTGGGCATTGCGCCACAAGCTGGTGGTGATACTGGCCGGTCTGGGGATCTTCATCCTCAGCCTCGGCATGCTGCGCTTCGTCAACACCGAGTTCTTTCCCCAGACCGACGAATCTCAGTTGCGGGGATACATTGAGCTGCCGGTGGGGACCAACTTGGAGACCACCGATGCGGTGATGCGGCAGGTGGAGGAGATCATTGCCAAGGAGGTGCCCGAACGCCAGGTCATCATCGCCCGCTGCGGCACCAGCCGCTCCGGCATGGGTGCCAGCATGGCACAGAAGGAGGGGAACAATGTCCTTTCTGTGCAGGGCACTTTGGTACCGCGAGCACAGCGGTCGGCCAGAGATCGCGAAATCGGCCAACGCCTGAGCAAGGCCTTGCAAAGGATCCCGGGCATCAAGACCGTGGACTTTAGCCCCACTGACCCTTTCACGGCGATGCTCGGGGGCGGCAAGCCCATCGAAGTCGAAGTGTACGGCTATGACCTGGCGACGACCGAGAGCGTCGCCAGACAGATCCAGCGGATAATGAGCGAAATCAAGGGTACCACGGACGTGGTGATTTCGCGCGAGGAAGGAAAGCCGGAGTACTGGGTGGTGGTGGACCGCGCCAAGGCTGCAGCCCTCGGGCTTTCCGTAGCCCAAGTGGGCATGGCCTTGCGCACCAGCTTCTACGGCAGCGACGTGGTGAAATATCGCGAGGCAGGAGAGGAGTACTCCGTCTTTGTCCAGTTGCGGGAGGAGGACCGCAGGGCCGTGGAGGACATTGGCGACGTGTCCATCATGGGGCCCACTGGCACGCTCATCCCCCTGAAGAGCCTGGCCACCGTCGAGAAGCATGTGGCGCCGGTGAAGATCGACCGCAAGAACCAGCAGCGGCTGGTGACCGTCAGCTGTGGCATAGTCGGCCGCTCGAGTGGCGCAGTCGGCAGGGATCTGACGAAGGCTCTGGCGAAGTTGCCCCTGCCGCCCGAGGTGGAGGTCAAAGTGACCGGCGCCGTGGAACAGCAAGCCAGCTCGTTCAAGCAATTGCTCTTTGCCATGGCGTTGGGCATTCTGCTGGTCTACTTGGTGATGGCCGCCCAGTTCGAATCCCTCATCGACCCGTTTGTCATCATGTTCTCGGTGCCATTTGCGGTGGTGGGGGTAATTTGGGCACTGCTCATCACCGGTACCACGCTCAGCGTCAATGCCTTCATCGGCATGATTATGCTGGTGGGCATCGTGGTGAACAACGCCATCGTGTTGGTGGATTACACAAACCTGTTGCGCGCCCGCGGGATGGCCGTGGCCGAGGCGGTGCAGACTGCTGGCCAGCGGCGGCTGCGGCCGGTGTTGATGACTGCCACCACCACCATCTTCGGCCTGCTGCCCATGGCGCTCAGTCGTGCCGAGGGCTCGGAGACCTGGGTGCCGCTGGCCGTCGCCGTGATCGGCGGCTTGGTTGTGTCGACGGTCATTACCCTGGTGTTTGTGCCCACGTTGTATTCCATAGCCGAGGCACGTCTGAAGCGGGCGCAGGCCCTGCACCGTTAA
- a CDS encoding efflux RND transporter periplasmic adaptor subunit, producing MRGVCLTAMAAALALVVAAGCASKGDSRATETAIVRVRVSPVTKGSIREVLTYIGSIEPYREMRVVPSVGGKIARIYVDIGDRVAAGQTLAELDNETFSLQLQQAQAGLAVAQANFDDAERNWNRMQELKQKGSVSEQQYEKVQLAYQAAQAQLQQAQAALALAQWQLRHSVMKAPFAGVVTAKYMNEGDMINPQMPGAQGVVTLVDLSRVKIRINASEREVTKLREGLPVEVRVDVFPDQVFAGEVSAVNAAANTATRTFEVQVVVPNPRLELKAGMFARVAVVVASREEALVVPTDALLGTEVERYVYVVEDGIAMRKGVRVGIMQNGLAEVVSGLQEGDQLVVVGQQMLQQGSRVTVEGGE from the coding sequence ATGAGAGGAGTCTGTCTCACGGCAATGGCCGCGGCCCTCGCTTTGGTGGTGGCCGCAGGTTGTGCCTCGAAAGGAGATTCGCGAGCGACCGAAACCGCCATCGTCCGGGTGAGGGTGAGCCCGGTGACCAAGGGGTCGATCAGAGAAGTGCTCACCTACATTGGCAGCATCGAACCCTATCGCGAGATGCGCGTGGTGCCCAGCGTGGGGGGCAAGATTGCCAGGATCTATGTGGACATCGGCGACCGCGTGGCGGCGGGACAGACGCTCGCCGAACTCGACAACGAAACCTTCTCCCTGCAACTGCAGCAGGCGCAGGCAGGACTGGCCGTTGCCCAGGCCAACTTTGACGACGCCGAGCGCAACTGGAACCGCATGCAGGAGCTGAAGCAGAAGGGCTCGGTGAGCGAGCAGCAGTACGAGAAGGTGCAGCTCGCCTATCAGGCCGCGCAGGCGCAGTTGCAGCAGGCACAGGCCGCCTTAGCCCTGGCCCAATGGCAACTTCGCCACTCGGTGATGAAGGCTCCCTTTGCCGGAGTGGTTACCGCCAAGTACATGAACGAAGGCGACATGATCAACCCGCAGATGCCCGGCGCGCAGGGAGTGGTCACCCTGGTGGACCTGTCGCGTGTCAAGATCCGCATCAACGCCTCGGAAAGGGAGGTGACCAAGCTGCGCGAGGGGCTGCCGGTGGAGGTGCGGGTGGATGTTTTCCCCGACCAGGTCTTTGCCGGCGAGGTGTCGGCGGTGAATGCGGCGGCCAACACAGCGACGCGCACCTTTGAAGTGCAGGTGGTGGTGCCAAACCCACGCCTGGAGCTGAAGGCTGGCATGTTCGCCCGCGTTGCCGTGGTCGTAGCCTCCAGGGAGGAAGCGCTCGTGGTGCCGACCGACGCGTTGCTCGGCACAGAGGTCGAGCGTTACGTCTACGTGGTCGAGGATGGCATTGCCATGCGCAAGGGGGTACGCGTCGGCATCATGCAGAATGGGCTGGCCGAGGTGGTGAGCGGGCTCCAGGAGGGTGACCAGCTGGTGGTGGTTGGCCAACAGATGCTCCAGCAGGGCTCGCGCGTGACCGTGGAAGGAGGGGAGTAG
- a CDS encoding TolC family protein, translating into MRNGWWLVVASVGLVFLAASGTLAQERMALDMQESIELALSQNERLTVARERVGEAAAKLGETRTGFFPQLRGSANYSRLDVAPFMPGRIFEGISKSFPQIPGMPAQQFPKRIPVGRDEIVGIGVSLQQPLFTGGRLYNGYQMAEEGLKMAEASLKKEQGDLIFEVKQAYWGAVKAGKMVEVAHQGVQRMEAYVQDLQNMYEVGMLTKNDLLKAKVQLSNVRLMEIQAQHGRRLAMGALCLLLGLPVDTELELTEQLERMPPAEVDLEQARQLALRQRPEVQLMEHNRRLSEKAVQVASAGWLPSVALVLDYGYKRPDREYNPDFYATWTATVAAQINLFDWGATRYKKEQAERQLRQVQANTSALKDGIALEVTQAALAINEAKQSLALAEENVLQAEENYKVTLDKFHEGMVTNTEVLDANSLLVKAKTDHVSALADYQIALARLDRGLGRFANEQKED; encoded by the coding sequence ATGAGGAACGGTTGGTGGCTTGTGGTTGCAAGCGTGGGGCTGGTGTTCTTGGCCGCCTCTGGCACGTTGGCGCAGGAGCGCATGGCCTTGGACATGCAGGAGAGCATCGAGCTGGCCTTGAGCCAGAACGAACGCTTGACCGTGGCGCGCGAGCGTGTGGGCGAAGCCGCAGCCAAACTGGGCGAGACCAGAACCGGCTTCTTCCCCCAGCTTCGTGGCTCTGCCAATTACAGTCGCCTCGACGTCGCCCCCTTCATGCCGGGAAGGATCTTTGAGGGCATCTCCAAGAGCTTCCCGCAGATACCGGGCATGCCGGCGCAGCAGTTCCCCAAGCGCATCCCGGTGGGGCGCGACGAGATCGTGGGGATCGGCGTCTCCCTGCAGCAACCCCTGTTCACCGGCGGCCGACTGTACAACGGCTACCAGATGGCAGAGGAGGGGCTGAAGATGGCCGAGGCGAGCCTCAAGAAGGAGCAAGGTGACCTGATTTTCGAGGTCAAGCAAGCCTACTGGGGAGCCGTCAAGGCGGGCAAGATGGTCGAAGTTGCCCACCAGGGCGTGCAGCGCATGGAAGCCTACGTGCAGGACCTGCAGAACATGTACGAGGTCGGCATGCTCACCAAGAACGACCTGCTGAAGGCGAAGGTGCAGCTATCCAACGTGCGCCTCATGGAGATTCAGGCGCAGCATGGGCGCCGCCTGGCCATGGGGGCGCTGTGCCTGCTGTTGGGCCTGCCGGTGGACACCGAGCTCGAGTTGACGGAGCAATTGGAACGCATGCCCCCGGCGGAGGTCGACCTCGAGCAGGCGCGCCAGTTAGCGCTCCGCCAGCGGCCGGAAGTGCAGCTCATGGAACACAATCGCCGCCTGAGCGAAAAGGCGGTGCAGGTGGCCTCTGCAGGATGGCTGCCATCGGTGGCGCTGGTGCTGGACTATGGGTACAAGCGCCCGGACCGCGAATACAACCCAGACTTTTATGCCACCTGGACCGCTACCGTGGCGGCACAGATCAATCTGTTTGACTGGGGCGCCACCCGGTACAAGAAAGAGCAGGCAGAACGCCAGCTGCGCCAGGTGCAGGCAAACACGAGCGCCCTCAAGGACGGCATCGCCTTGGAGGTGACGCAGGCCGCATTGGCCATCAACGAGGCCAAGCAGAGCCTGGCCTTGGCCGAGGAGAACGTGCTCCAGGCGGAGGAAAACTACAAGGTCACCTTGGACAAGTTCCACGAGGGGATGGTGACGAACACCGAGGTGCTGGATGCCAATTCGCTGCTGGTGAAGGCAAAGACTGACCATGTGTCTGCCTTGGCAGACTATCAGATTGCCTTAGCGCGTCTTGATCGCGGCTTGGGGCGCTTTGCTAATGAACAGAAGGAAGATTAG
- a CDS encoding TetR/AcrR family transcriptional regulator, with the protein MGTEDRKERERQARRAEILRAAEALFSERGFHEVSMDAIAERAELSKGAVYLYFCSKEELFFTLIRETAQNFLAALESAIEEAGSFVDRLTNVVRRYFAFFEEHRAFFKLIHSEKSRMDALVADEFRREMANLFGSFIAFYERVMETGKREGVLRDVPALHLVHCLNGMLDSFVFHWVYAGPETGLVEMSEAVLDLFLHGGGKQKR; encoded by the coding sequence GTGGGTACAGAAGACCGAAAGGAGCGCGAACGGCAGGCGCGCCGCGCAGAGATCCTGCGCGCCGCCGAAGCGCTCTTCTCAGAACGAGGCTTCCACGAAGTGAGCATGGACGCCATAGCCGAACGCGCCGAGCTGTCCAAGGGTGCCGTCTACCTCTACTTCTGCAGCAAAGAGGAGCTCTTCTTCACCCTCATCCGCGAGACAGCCCAGAACTTTCTCGCCGCGCTCGAGAGCGCTATCGAGGAGGCCGGCTCCTTCGTGGACCGGCTGACCAACGTAGTGCGGCGCTACTTCGCATTCTTCGAAGAGCACCGCGCGTTCTTCAAGCTCATCCATTCGGAAAAGTCACGCATGGACGCGCTGGTGGCCGATGAGTTCCGCCGCGAAATGGCCAACCTGTTTGGCAGCTTCATCGCCTTCTACGAGCGCGTCATGGAAACGGGAAAGCGGGAAGGGGTGCTGCGCGATGTCCCGGCGCTCCACTTGGTGCACTGCCTGAACGGAATGTTGGACTCCTTTGTGTTTCACTGGGTCTACGCCGGCCCTGAGACGGGCCTGGTGGAAATGAGCGAGGCGGTGCTTGATCTATTTCTCCACGGGGGCGGGAAACAAAAGAGATGA